From the genome of Dickeya aquatica, one region includes:
- the fliQ gene encoding flagellar biosynthesis protein FliQ, with amino-acid sequence MTPESVMALGYEAMKIALMLAGPPLLASLVSGLIISMLQAATQINEMTLSFIPKVLTVFFTLVIAGPWMLSVILDYMRNMLSQFPHMLG; translated from the coding sequence ATGACACCTGAATCTGTCATGGCTTTGGGCTATGAAGCGATGAAAATAGCGCTGATGCTGGCGGGCCCACCGCTTCTTGCCTCACTTGTCAGCGGCTTGATTATCAGCATGCTGCAAGCCGCCACACAAATTAATGAAATGACGCTGTCCTTCATTCCCAAGGTACTGACCGTATTCTTTACTTTGGTGATAGCTGGCCCCTGGATGCTCAGTGTCATTCTGGATTACATGCGTAACATGCTTAGTCAGTTTCCTCATATGCTTGGATAA
- the fliP gene encoding flagellar type III secretion system pore protein FliP (The bacterial flagellar biogenesis protein FliP forms a type III secretion system (T3SS)-type pore required for flagellar assembly.) translates to MSTPLSRKPFFAWLRLLRYPTAAILLLTTHPSLAQLPGIVTQPLANGGQTWSLPVQTLVFITSLSFIPAVLLMMTCFTRIIIVLSLLRNALGTPTAPPNQVLLGLSLFLTFFVMSPVLTRVYDEAYRPFSEDKISMEVAIDKGSQPLREFMLRQTREADLALFTRLAQIPSLQGPEAVPMRVLVPAYVTSELKTAFQIGFTIFIPFLLIDLVVASVLMALGMMMVPPATISLPFKLMLFVLVDGWQLLLGSLAQSFYT, encoded by the coding sequence ATGAGTACCCCACTGTCTCGGAAACCTTTTTTTGCCTGGCTGCGTCTACTACGCTATCCAACTGCCGCGATTTTACTGTTGACCACGCATCCGTCGCTGGCACAGTTACCGGGTATCGTGACTCAGCCATTAGCCAACGGTGGCCAAACCTGGTCTCTGCCTGTACAGACCCTGGTTTTCATTACCTCGCTGAGTTTTATTCCAGCGGTATTACTGATGATGACGTGCTTTACCCGCATCATCATTGTCTTGAGTTTATTGCGCAACGCATTAGGTACACCCACTGCGCCGCCTAACCAGGTGCTCCTGGGTCTTAGTCTGTTTTTGACTTTTTTCGTTATGTCACCGGTCTTAACGCGCGTTTATGATGAAGCCTATCGGCCATTTAGCGAAGACAAAATCAGTATGGAAGTGGCTATCGATAAAGGTTCTCAGCCTCTGCGCGAATTTATGTTGCGGCAAACACGGGAAGCTGACCTGGCATTGTTTACCCGTCTGGCACAAATTCCTTCGCTGCAAGGCCCGGAAGCAGTCCCAATGCGGGTGCTCGTCCCTGCGTATGTTACCAGTGAACTAAAAACAGCGTTTCAAATTGGCTTTACTATTTTCATCCCTTTTTTATTGATCGATCTGGTTGTCGCGAGTGTGTTGATGGCTCTGGGGATGATGATGGTTCCTCCGGCCACCATCTCACTGCCATTCAAGTTAATGCTGTTTGTTCTGGTCGATGGCTGGCAGTTGCTGCTGGGGTCATTAGCACAGAGTTTCTATACTTAG